From the genome of Prevotella herbatica, one region includes:
- a CDS encoding ethanolamine ammonia-lyase subunit EutB — translation MYKIAIGNITYRFDNLKDVMAKATPARSGDDLAGISASNMEERVAAKMVLAEIPLQRFLEEPLIPYEEDEITRLIIDTHDQKAFAPISSLTVGDFRNWLLNDHTTTDDLSYVAPGITPEIAAAVSKIMRNQDLLLVAQKCSVVTKFRDTIGLPGRLSVRLQPNHPVDDLKGIAASIIDGLMYGCGDAVIGINPASDSIPVLMNLNYMLDDIIHNYDIPTQSCVLTHVTTCTELINRGAPVDLLFQSIAGTEKAMAGFGVNLKMLDEGYEAVKSLHRGTIGENCMYFETGQGSALSSDANFGVDEQTCEARCYAVARRYHPLLVNTVVGFIGPEYLYDGKQITRAGLEDHFCGKLMGVPLGCDICYTNHAEADQDDMDNLLTLLVAGGVNYIMGVPGADDIMLNYQSTSYHDALYVRKLLNKRHAPEFESWLKKINLIDEKGDILPFKPTNKLLQIEKMEAVNG, via the coding sequence ATGTACAAGATAGCGATAGGAAACATAACATATAGATTTGATAATCTGAAAGATGTCATGGCAAAGGCAACACCAGCTCGTTCTGGTGATGACCTTGCCGGAATATCTGCTTCAAACATGGAGGAGAGGGTGGCTGCAAAAATGGTCCTTGCTGAAATACCACTTCAAAGATTCCTTGAAGAGCCTCTTATTCCTTATGAAGAAGATGAGATTACAAGATTAATTATTGATACTCATGATCAGAAAGCTTTTGCTCCGATAAGCAGTCTCACGGTGGGTGACTTTCGAAATTGGTTGCTAAACGACCATACCACAACCGACGATCTTTCGTATGTAGCTCCAGGGATAACGCCAGAGATTGCAGCAGCAGTTAGTAAAATAATGCGTAATCAGGATTTATTATTAGTGGCACAGAAATGTAGTGTCGTAACTAAGTTCAGAGATACAATCGGTCTGCCAGGCAGATTGAGCGTGAGATTACAGCCTAATCATCCTGTAGATGACCTGAAGGGTATTGCTGCAAGCATAATAGATGGACTTATGTACGGTTGCGGAGATGCTGTTATCGGTATTAATCCTGCCAGCGATAGTATACCGGTGTTGATGAACCTGAACTATATGTTGGATGATATAATACATAATTATGATATACCTACTCAGTCGTGTGTGCTCACACATGTCACAACTTGCACCGAATTGATAAACAGAGGGGCACCGGTAGACTTGTTGTTTCAGAGCATAGCAGGAACAGAGAAAGCCATGGCCGGATTTGGTGTTAATCTTAAGATGCTAGACGAGGGGTACGAAGCCGTAAAGAGTCTTCATCGTGGAACTATCGGAGAAAACTGCATGTATTTCGAAACAGGACAGGGTTCTGCTTTATCATCAGATGCAAATTTCGGAGTAGACGAACAGACGTGCGAAGCTCGCTGTTATGCAGTGGCCCGCAGGTATCATCCTCTTCTTGTAAATACAGTGGTTGGTTTTATAGGTCCCGAATACCTATACGATGGTAAACAGATAACAAGAGCAGGACTTGAAGATCACTTTTGTGGTAAGCTGATGGGAGTGCCTCTAGGCTGTGACATCTGTTATACAAATCATGCCGAGGCTGATCAGGATGATATGGACAATCTACTCACATTACTCGTAGCCGGTGGGGTTAACTATATTATGGGTGTCCCCGGAGCAGACGATATAATGCTTAACTATCAGAGTACATCTTATCATGATGCCCTGTATGTGAGAAAACTCCTGAACAAAAGGCATGCACCTGAGTTTGAAAGTTGGTTGAAAAAAATAAACCTAATAGACGAAAAAGGAGATATTCTGCCATTCAAACCAACAAATAAATTATTGCAAATAGAGAAAATGGAGGCTGTAAATGGATGA
- the eutC gene encoding ethanolamine ammonia-lyase subunit EutC, whose translation MDENHYLTVKAENIRENDCWEKLKSYTDARIALGRTGCSILTNDYLAFSLAHAKARDSIKMPFDRDRIGKELHAMGLETINVESCAANREIYLCRPDFGRRLSERSKLLLDELNYQGADVLLVIGDGLSSKAVHKQAVPFIRQFLPYMDELGMTVGPVVLAKESRVALGDDIAERMHCGLVATLIGERPGLSSPDSLGVYMTYKPYCGRMESERNCISNIRPEGLSYGKAAFKLAWLIENAYNMKKSGTALKDQSDDIQHYLTLKPHIKDTDILNIV comes from the coding sequence ATGGATGAAAATCATTATTTAACCGTAAAGGCAGAAAATATAAGAGAGAACGACTGTTGGGAAAAACTAAAATCTTATACCGATGCTAGAATTGCCCTAGGTAGGACTGGATGCAGCATACTGACAAACGACTATTTGGCATTCAGTCTGGCGCATGCCAAGGCACGTGATTCTATAAAGATGCCTTTCGATAGAGATAGAATAGGAAAAGAATTACATGCAATGGGACTTGAAACTATAAATGTGGAAAGTTGCGCTGCCAATAGGGAAATATACTTGTGTCGTCCTGACTTTGGCAGACGACTAAGTGAGAGAAGTAAACTTCTACTAGATGAGCTGAATTATCAGGGAGCTGATGTATTGTTAGTTATAGGTGACGGATTGTCATCAAAAGCTGTTCATAAACAAGCCGTTCCATTCATACGGCAATTTTTACCATACATGGATGAACTTGGCATGACGGTTGGACCGGTGGTGCTCGCAAAGGAGAGCAGAGTAGCACTAGGTGATGATATCGCGGAGAGGATGCATTGCGGACTGGTTGCTACACTGATAGGCGAACGCCCTGGCCTTTCATCTCCCGATAGTCTGGGAGTGTATATGACATACAAGCCCTATTGTGGCAGGATGGAAAGCGAACGTAACTGTATATCAAACATACGTCCTGAGGGATTGAGCTATGGTAAGGCAGCATTTAAGTTGGCTTGGCTTATAGAGAATGCATATAATATGAAGAAAAGCGGCACAGCTCTGAAAGACCAGAGTGATGATATACAGCATTATCTTACATTGAAACCTCATATAAAAGATACAGATATACTGAATATTGTTTAA
- a CDS encoding MarR family winged helix-turn-helix transcriptional regulator, with translation MNKNCICRIRNVYRAIAAFETEFQKQLGLNINEATMLCIVSEKENISSGEIAEEMELSNSNASKVIASLEKSGYIHRKLCKEDKRCMRFTITKEGEELLAKVNCERFQLPENLTNLSVD, from the coding sequence ATGAATAAAAATTGTATTTGCAGAATAAGAAATGTATATCGTGCCATAGCTGCTTTTGAAACCGAGTTCCAAAAGCAGCTTGGTCTTAATATAAATGAGGCAACGATGCTTTGCATTGTATCTGAAAAGGAAAACATATCTTCAGGAGAGATTGCCGAGGAAATGGAACTTTCAAATTCAAATGCTTCAAAGGTAATTGCTTCTTTGGAAAAGTCCGGGTATATTCATCGCAAACTTTGTAAAGAAGACAAGCGCTGCATGCGTTTTACAATTACAAAAGAAGGTGAGGAATTATTGGCCAAAGTTAATTGCGAAAGATTCCAGTTGCCAGAAAATCTTACTAATTTATCAGTAGATTGA
- the trxA gene encoding thioredoxin: protein MHNKLFIMIMMIAALFSSSCTSAKQKQKIINKQEAKKMNTTELTLSEFKNKVMDYEKNPQSWDFKGDKPAIIDFYATWCGPCKATAPILDSLAEEYQGKIDVYKVDVDKEQELASIFGIRSIPSLLFIPMKGEPKMQVGAMGRIDLEKAIKNTLLK, encoded by the coding sequence ATGCATAACAAATTATTTATAATGATTATGATGATAGCTGCACTTTTTTCATCAAGTTGCACTAGCGCTAAACAGAAACAAAAAATAATAAACAAACAGGAGGCTAAGAAAATGAATACAACAGAATTGACACTATCAGAGTTCAAAAACAAAGTGATGGACTATGAGAAGAATCCTCAAAGTTGGGACTTTAAAGGTGATAAACCTGCAATAATAGATTTTTATGCTACATGGTGTGGACCTTGCAAAGCAACAGCTCCAATCCTTGACAGTTTGGCTGAAGAGTATCAGGGTAAAATCGATGTTTATAAAGTAGATGTTGACAAGGAACAGGAACTAGCATCAATATTTGGCATCCGCTCAATACCTTCATTGCTGTTCATTCCGATGAAAGGCGAGCCAAAGATGCAGGTTGGCGCAATGGGAAGAATAGATCTTGAAAAAGCAATAAAAAATACTTTATTGAAATAA
- a CDS encoding alpha/beta hydrolase — MQKKKIILWTLLSVVILFCIYTIGGSFYLINFALLPSEKDNVEKVTHKNDSIYSFMKPWTDSLNKVKAIHDTTIINSEGLKLNGYYIKSTKPTRKTAILIHGYKDCAYTMMPIAYIYSHELGYNVLLPDLQYHGKSDGKAVTMGWKDRKDILLWAKLANTLFGNNTEIVVHGISMGGATTMMVSGEKLPPYIKCFVDDCGYTSVWDEFNYEIKEMFGLPAFPLMYSSSALCKLLYGWSFGEASALHQVAKCKLPMLFIHGSADDYVPTRMVYPLYKAKPQPKEIWIVQGAPHAKSFQLNQKAYINKVAQFTGKYIK; from the coding sequence ATGCAAAAGAAGAAAATAATCCTTTGGACATTACTGTCTGTTGTAATATTGTTTTGCATATATACAATAGGTGGTTCGTTTTATCTGATAAACTTTGCGTTGCTACCGTCAGAAAAAGATAATGTAGAAAAGGTTACTCATAAAAACGATTCAATATATTCGTTTATGAAACCCTGGACAGATAGTCTTAACAAGGTTAAAGCAATTCATGATACAACGATTATCAACAGTGAAGGTCTGAAACTGAATGGTTATTATATTAAGTCGACAAAACCGACGCGTAAGACAGCCATTCTTATTCATGGATATAAAGACTGTGCTTATACCATGATGCCTATTGCGTATATATACAGTCATGAACTGGGATACAACGTGTTGTTGCCAGATCTGCAATACCATGGTAAGAGTGATGGTAAGGCTGTTACCATGGGATGGAAAGACCGCAAGGATATATTGCTATGGGCAAAGCTTGCAAATACACTTTTTGGTAACAATACCGAAATTGTTGTGCATGGCATTTCAATGGGAGGTGCTACAACAATGATGGTGTCTGGTGAAAAACTTCCACCTTATATTAAATGCTTTGTTGACGACTGCGGATATACAAGTGTCTGGGATGAATTCAATTATGAGATAAAAGAGATGTTCGGACTTCCTGCATTTCCATTAATGTATTCGTCAAGTGCATTATGCAAACTATTGTATGGTTGGAGTTTCGGTGAGGCTTCGGCTTTGCATCAAGTAGCGAAATGCAAACTGCCAATGCTCTTTATTCACGGTTCGGCAGATGACTACGTGCCTACACGAATGGTTTATCCGCTTTATAAGGCAAAACCGCAACCTAAAGAAATATGGATTGTGCAGGGGGCGCCACATGCAAAGTCATTCCAGTTAAATCAAAAAGCATACATCAATAAGGTTGCGCAATTTACAGGCAAGTATATCAAATGA
- a CDS encoding acetyl-CoA hydrolase/transferase C-terminal domain-containing protein: MAYSRITAAEGAAMINNNDNIGLSGFTPNGVAKAVFRELSKRAVSEHEAGRPFKVGILTGASTSQSIEGDMASVNAIKFRAPFSTNKDFRNHTNAGEIDYEDMHLGHMAERLRRGFYGEIDWAIIEVSDIDEGESMCKAFLTSAGGIVPTIARLAKKIIIEKNAFHSKASRYLHDVYEIGECPFRQPIPILGVSDRIGKEYVEIDAKKIVGVIECNIPEEARAFKPLDQITQQMGHNVADFLVADLKRGLIPSQFLPLQSGVGTTSNAVLEALGQNPLVPVFSVYTEVVQDSVVKYMKEGRIKDASCSSLTVTNDTLQEIYSEIDYFKKHITIRPSEISNSPEVIRRLGVIAMNTAIECDIYGNENSSHICGSRLMNGIGGSCDYERNGYISIFTTQSTTKNGCISAIVPMCSHVDSTEHDVDVIVTEQGIADLRGKGPLRRAKEIIENCAHPSYRPLLRDYLKIAEHGHEPQSMRAALAFHDTFLKKGDMRLTDFSEYL, from the coding sequence ATGGCATATAGTAGAATTACTGCTGCAGAAGGTGCGGCAATGATAAATAATAATGATAATATAGGATTATCTGGGTTCACACCAAACGGCGTAGCAAAAGCTGTATTTCGTGAACTTTCAAAGCGTGCCGTTTCGGAACATGAAGCTGGCAGACCTTTTAAAGTTGGTATTCTTACTGGTGCATCAACCAGTCAGAGTATTGAGGGCGATATGGCAAGTGTCAATGCTATAAAGTTCAGGGCACCGTTTTCCACTAATAAAGATTTTAGAAACCATACTAATGCAGGTGAGATAGATTATGAAGATATGCACCTGGGACACATGGCAGAACGTCTGCGTCGTGGCTTTTACGGAGAAATAGACTGGGCAATAATTGAAGTCAGTGATATTGACGAGGGTGAAAGCATGTGTAAGGCTTTCCTAACCAGTGCTGGAGGAATAGTTCCGACTATTGCGCGTCTGGCAAAAAAGATTATAATTGAGAAGAACGCCTTTCATAGTAAGGCTTCACGCTATCTTCATGATGTATATGAAATAGGTGAGTGCCCTTTTCGTCAACCTATTCCAATTCTTGGGGTAAGTGATCGTATAGGAAAAGAGTATGTTGAGATAGATGCCAAGAAAATTGTGGGTGTTATTGAATGCAATATTCCTGAAGAGGCAAGAGCATTTAAACCACTTGACCAAATTACACAGCAGATGGGACACAATGTTGCTGATTTTCTTGTAGCTGACCTTAAACGTGGACTTATTCCTTCACAGTTCCTTCCGTTGCAAAGTGGAGTGGGCACAACAAGTAATGCTGTTCTTGAGGCATTAGGTCAAAACCCTTTGGTGCCTGTATTTTCAGTTTACACGGAGGTTGTTCAGGATTCCGTTGTGAAGTATATGAAGGAAGGACGAATAAAGGATGCAAGTTGTTCGTCGCTAACAGTGACTAATGATACTTTGCAAGAGATATATAGTGAAATTGACTATTTTAAAAAGCATATAACAATTCGCCCAAGTGAGATAAGTAACTCTCCAGAAGTGATACGTCGTCTTGGAGTTATTGCAATGAATACGGCAATAGAATGCGATATATATGGCAATGAGAATTCAAGTCATATATGTGGTAGCAGACTAATGAACGGTATCGGTGGTTCATGTGATTACGAACGTAATGGATATATCAGTATATTCACCACACAGAGTACAACTAAAAATGGTTGCATCAGTGCTATTGTTCCAATGTGTAGTCATGTAGATTCAACAGAACATGATGTTGACGTGATTGTGACAGAACAGGGAATCGCTGACCTTAGAGGAAAGGGACCTCTGCGTCGTGCAAAAGAAATAATAGAAAACTGTGCTCACCCTAGTTATCGCCCGTTGCTGAGAGATTATCTTAAAATAGCAGAACACGGACACGAACCTCAGAGTATGCGTGCTGCTCTTGCGTTTCACGATACATTCCTGAAGAAAGGGGATATGCGACTGACTGATTTCAGCGAGTATCTGTAA
- a CDS encoding DUF3943 domain-containing protein, giving the protein MKLRHLTLALFLLLDIAYSMAQLSPVKRNTNIALGINRREKDSTLVSKLNIGLVSNVDSLHGFQFGGLSSVVRREANGLNIGGLFSYTAGDVNGAQLCGAINSVSGNLSGFQFAFINNMAHSLNGVQLSGFTNIATSPFRGVQLSGITNISMGVKEGMQISTIANICSSYMRGLQVAAYNYVDTLNGSQIGLINVCSSHPRGVQVGLINYSRDTIAHKVGLVNVNPKTKIDVMYYAGTSTKLNFAMRFRNRSTYSMVGVGTHYMGLDKRFSGALFYRLGQYFEIAPRWTVSSDIGFFHIETFQNNEDKPKRLCSLQLRVNTDYQINNYMSAFASVGYGDTRYYHHLKEYRNGAIVEAGIAVRYNKKKYPLMTGYEAPNAKTTNKEDADTDSTYAYNAPYMHRKYLWKGIAEATGINVAVHCFDRFVMNEDFAKVNLHTIHHNIKTGFVWDNDQFSTNLFAHPYHGSLYFNSARSSGMTFWESAPFALGGSLMWETCGEIEPPAINDLMATTFGGICIGEVTHRISDIILNDSQRGFRRFLREFAATVVCPMKGFNRIISGDTWAVKNKYYKYHDYNRFPVDLSISVGDRYLADNGALFRGEHNPYVNLFMEYGNPFNDSENKPYDFFYAEATFGFSANQPLINGLHILGRIWGAPVYENNNIQAEFGIFQHFNYYDSKPVKDGTSLTPYRISEAASFGPGVIFSFPQVGALTRLEQRVFLSAILLGGTKSDYYNVIDRDYNMGSGFSIKTKTHMEFHNFGRFIIHTDYYRIFTWKGYENKDLTKVDPLYLNAQGDKGNASLLVLNPIWELDLKGSLSAVLSGTYYVRDTYYKYHDNVYAKTFEIRFGLTYHF; this is encoded by the coding sequence ATGAAATTAAGGCACCTGACATTGGCTTTATTCTTATTACTTGACATTGCATATTCAATGGCACAGCTATCACCTGTGAAGCGAAACACAAATATTGCATTGGGAATAAACAGAAGAGAAAAAGACAGTACCCTTGTTAGTAAGTTAAATATTGGACTTGTTTCCAACGTGGATTCTCTACACGGATTTCAGTTTGGTGGATTATCCAGCGTTGTAAGACGTGAGGCTAACGGATTAAACATTGGAGGGCTGTTCTCATATACGGCAGGTGATGTTAATGGAGCACAATTATGTGGTGCGATAAATTCTGTAAGCGGTAACTTATCTGGTTTCCAATTTGCTTTTATCAACAACATGGCTCATTCGCTAAACGGTGTACAACTTTCTGGATTTACAAACATAGCAACAAGTCCATTCCGAGGTGTGCAATTAAGTGGAATCACCAACATTTCTATGGGGGTGAAAGAGGGTATGCAGATTAGTACCATTGCCAATATCTGTTCTTCTTACATGCGTGGGCTTCAGGTTGCCGCATATAATTATGTAGATACGCTCAATGGTTCACAGATTGGACTGATCAATGTGTGCAGCTCGCATCCTAGAGGTGTGCAAGTGGGACTTATAAACTATAGCCGCGACACGATTGCGCACAAAGTGGGACTGGTAAATGTAAATCCCAAGACCAAAATAGACGTGATGTACTATGCCGGCACATCAACCAAACTGAACTTCGCCATGCGCTTTCGTAACCGAAGTACATATAGTATGGTCGGTGTAGGAACGCATTATATGGGACTTGACAAACGTTTTTCGGGAGCTTTGTTCTATCGTCTAGGTCAATATTTTGAAATTGCACCTCGATGGACAGTAAGTTCAGACATAGGATTTTTCCATATCGAGACATTTCAAAATAATGAGGATAAGCCGAAACGACTATGTTCATTGCAGTTGCGTGTGAACACAGATTATCAGATAAACAATTATATGAGTGCTTTTGCTTCTGTGGGATATGGAGACACTCGCTATTACCATCATCTAAAAGAATATCGCAATGGTGCTATCGTGGAAGCTGGTATAGCTGTGAGATACAATAAGAAGAAATATCCACTCATGACTGGTTATGAGGCCCCAAATGCAAAGACTACTAATAAAGAAGATGCAGACACGGATAGCACATACGCATATAATGCTCCTTACATGCATAGAAAATATTTATGGAAAGGCATTGCCGAGGCAACTGGAATAAATGTGGCTGTGCATTGTTTCGATAGGTTTGTGATGAACGAAGATTTTGCGAAAGTAAACCTTCACACTATTCATCATAATATAAAAACGGGCTTTGTATGGGACAACGACCAATTTTCTACTAATCTATTTGCACACCCTTATCATGGCAGTCTTTATTTTAATTCTGCCCGTTCAAGTGGAATGACGTTTTGGGAGTCGGCACCGTTTGCTTTAGGTGGAAGTTTGATGTGGGAGACATGTGGTGAAATTGAACCACCTGCTATCAACGACCTCATGGCGACAACATTTGGTGGTATATGTATTGGAGAGGTGACACATCGCATCAGCGACATCATTCTTAATGACAGTCAGCGTGGCTTCCGCCGCTTTCTGCGTGAGTTTGCAGCAACAGTGGTATGCCCAATGAAAGGTTTCAACCGTATCATTAGTGGTGATACATGGGCTGTAAAAAATAAGTATTATAAGTATCATGATTACAACCGTTTCCCAGTAGACTTATCTATATCGGTCGGTGATCGTTATCTTGCTGACAACGGAGCTTTATTCAGAGGAGAGCACAACCCATACGTAAACCTATTCATGGAATATGGCAATCCTTTCAATGATTCAGAAAACAAGCCTTATGATTTCTTTTATGCTGAGGCAACATTTGGATTCAGTGCCAACCAACCTTTAATCAACGGACTTCATATATTGGGACGTATATGGGGTGCCCCTGTTTATGAGAACAACAATATTCAGGCTGAGTTTGGTATATTTCAGCATTTCAACTATTATGATTCAAAACCTGTAAAAGACGGCACATCGCTTACACCTTATCGTATATCAGAGGCAGCATCGTTTGGTCCGGGAGTGATATTCTCTTTTCCACAGGTTGGTGCACTGACGCGTTTGGAACAGCGAGTATTTCTTTCAGCCATTCTACTTGGAGGAACAAAGAGCGATTATTATAATGTCATTGACAGAGACTACAACATGGGAAGTGGATTTTCAATCAAGACAAAGACTCACATGGAGTTTCACAATTTTGGACGTTTCATCATCCACACCGACTATTATCGCATTTTTACATGGAAAGGCTATGAAAACAAAGACTTGACAAAAGTTGATCCATTATATCTTAATGCGCAAGGCGACAAAGGTAATGCGTCTCTTCTTGTCCTCAATCCTATATGGGAACTTGATCTTAAGGGTTCATTAAGCGCAGTACTTTCAGGCACATACTATGTACGCGATACTTATTATAAGTATCACGACAACGTATATGCAAAGACTTTTGAAATAAGATTTGGACTTACGTATCACTTTTAA
- a CDS encoding four helix bundle protein produces the protein MSQSDHLPIYKDTFTMLGMVINRVKDYPRFYRYTIGEKMVNINL, from the coding sequence ATGTCGCAATCCGATCATCTTCCTATCTATAAGGATACTTTCACCATGCTAGGCATGGTAATAAACAGAGTAAAAGATTATCCACGTTTCTATCGCTACACAATAGGCGAAAAGATGGTGAATATTAATCTGTAA
- a CDS encoding DUF4906 domain-containing protein: MMRRISYLLYILFTLAFVSSCNTMDDMLDENKDAATLTVKIAQQDPTTVTRAISDAIENVNVLVFDAQGHLIGSTYASSSPTSVYVSAREGSGCTVCAIANTGSSSYFDGISTLTELQAKVTPALGTADALGAKSNEILYGTIPDVTLSSGANTQTVSLRRLYSKYTFTITPSSDIAITGYQLCNVPNECYIASGNTSNPTTGFSGLNYDAVATPVYAGTVVTAGPYYIYENLAGTASASNTAELRTAANAPTGSSYLLITARGTGYNAGWTSTYRVYLGGVTNATSPVLDYTNFNINRDFNYQCNIAISGSGANDVRVTYTPTTSTRTNVYFGDATVGNYLYADGTNGPTFKSGQTVGIIYSSELTQNQYNAGCRHGRALALKDAYNGTLSWTNSSSQVSPYPDQTVYPYCQDFKTSFQDVSSGYDALSANSSYVTNTNNPAWYYCTTYSDGTTHTGLLANRKWYLPSAGDWWDIMENLCTWTASEMTTIKSQRANSSGMGTIISKTGYYSTFDTKLSAGGAGSPLKHNNYYWSASEYNSDNAVIVLFYSSRVNVDVYSKAYSFSFYVRAVLAY; the protein is encoded by the coding sequence ATGATGAGAAGAATATCATATCTACTATATATATTATTTACATTGGCATTCGTTTCTTCTTGTAACACGATGGACGATATGCTTGATGAAAACAAGGATGCTGCTACACTGACAGTAAAGATAGCACAGCAGGATCCTACTACAGTCACGCGTGCAATCAGTGATGCTATAGAGAATGTGAATGTACTTGTCTTTGATGCTCAGGGACATTTAATAGGTAGTACGTACGCCTCGAGCAGTCCAACATCAGTTTATGTTTCGGCGAGGGAAGGTAGTGGCTGTACTGTCTGTGCCATTGCCAACACTGGTAGCAGTTCCTATTTTGACGGTATAAGTACACTTACAGAACTTCAGGCAAAGGTAACTCCAGCACTGGGAACAGCGGATGCACTGGGAGCAAAGAGCAATGAAATATTATACGGTACGATTCCTGATGTAACGCTGAGTAGCGGAGCAAATACTCAGACCGTATCTTTAAGACGATTATATAGTAAGTACACATTTACAATAACCCCTTCCAGTGATATAGCAATAACTGGTTATCAGCTTTGCAATGTACCAAATGAATGCTATATAGCATCTGGTAATACATCAAATCCAACAACAGGTTTTTCTGGATTGAATTATGATGCCGTAGCAACTCCTGTTTATGCGGGTACTGTAGTCACAGCAGGACCATATTATATCTATGAGAACTTGGCTGGCACAGCTTCTGCTTCCAATACTGCAGAATTAAGAACAGCGGCTAATGCCCCGACTGGTTCTTCATATTTACTGATAACAGCAAGAGGAACAGGATATAATGCTGGCTGGACATCAACTTACAGAGTATATTTGGGAGGAGTTACGAATGCAACAAGTCCTGTTTTGGATTATACCAACTTCAATATAAATAGAGATTTTAATTATCAATGCAATATCGCAATTTCAGGCAGCGGTGCAAATGATGTGAGAGTGACATATACTCCGACAACAAGTACAAGGACAAATGTTTATTTTGGCGATGCGACTGTAGGTAATTATCTTTATGCTGATGGAACTAATGGACCTACGTTTAAGTCAGGTCAGACAGTTGGTATCATCTATTCGAGTGAACTTACTCAGAACCAATACAATGCAGGTTGCCGTCATGGTAGAGCACTCGCGTTGAAAGATGCATATAATGGAACTCTAAGCTGGACAAATAGTTCTTCTCAAGTTTCTCCTTATCCAGACCAGACAGTTTATCCTTACTGTCAGGATTTTAAAACAAGTTTTCAAGATGTAAGCAGCGGTTATGATGCCTTGAGTGCCAATAGCAGCTACGTGACTAACACTAATAATCCTGCATGGTATTATTGTACAACCTACAGCGATGGTACTACTCATACTGGTTTATTAGCAAATAGAAAATGGTATCTTCCCAGTGCTGGTGATTGGTGGGATATAATGGAGAACCTTTGTACATGGACAGCATCAGAAATGACTACAATAAAAAGCCAGCGTGCAAATTCTAGTGGTATGGGTACTATAATATCAAAAACAGGTTATTATTCAACTTTTGATACGAAATTGTCAGCAGGGGGAGCTGGCAGCCCTTTGAAACATAATAATTACTATTGGTCCGCGTCGGAGTACAATAGTGACAACGCCGTGATTGTGCTCTTCTACAGTAGCCGCGTCAACGTGGACGTCTACAGTAAGGCGTACAGTTTCAGCTTCTATGTTCGGGCTGTCCTCGCTTATTAA